From the genome of Candidatus Poribacteria bacterium, one region includes:
- a CDS encoding ABC transporter permease subunit, with protein sequence MIFHIVIRELYDHLSSLRFALTTLLILILMIVNAVVYLGEYKQRIDIYRGRTIASQNRLQSRCETLYDLALRGPGHLYKKPSPLSFSADGGEKLLLDEVRGNTDGRTRRWWNGDTSYEFTEIWGLTYPPNVDILFIAEQVPSERSIMPSYIKIDWGFVTAVLLSFMGILFTFDSISGEQERGTLRLMLSNSISRSAVICGKFLGAFFTIAIPFLFAAIVSIFIIYLSETVPFSSSHWVRLGLIICVALIYTSIFIFLGILVSSRIRESSTSLAVLLLIWTVWVVLLPNALGSVGNRLHARPPAREFMAQARDSREDLQRRYFARIKEPPKRETPATIATALGAEYVNKDAELRDRLHTGYLSAELRQIQTARSLTRISPAAIVQYAFEGLAGTGLPRHLDFITQTRQYAKQFRQFLIDTDRADPESPHAVGIPEGTSQKPVNFDAVPKFEDQHRFRADFNAAIIDLLLLILFLLVLFVGTFLSFLRMEIG encoded by the coding sequence ATGATTTTTCACATCGTCATACGGGAACTGTACGATCACTTAAGCAGTCTCCGCTTTGCACTGACAACACTATTAATTTTAATACTGATGATTGTCAATGCCGTTGTGTATCTTGGAGAATACAAGCAGCGAATTGATATCTATCGAGGACGGACTATTGCCTCACAAAACCGATTGCAATCTCGGTGTGAGACACTGTATGATCTGGCTCTAAGGGGCCCTGGGCACCTCTACAAAAAACCGAGTCCTCTATCTTTTTCTGCAGATGGCGGCGAAAAACTCCTGCTTGACGAAGTCCGCGGTAACACTGACGGTCGGACACGCCGCTGGTGGAACGGAGATACTTCCTACGAATTCACAGAAATATGGGGGTTAACCTATCCCCCCAATGTTGATATACTGTTCATTGCAGAGCAGGTTCCAAGCGAGAGAAGTATTATGCCGAGCTATATCAAAATCGATTGGGGATTCGTGACGGCTGTTCTACTAAGTTTCATGGGTATTCTGTTCACGTTTGATTCCATTTCCGGTGAACAAGAACGTGGCACACTGCGGTTGATGCTATCAAATAGTATTTCACGGAGTGCCGTGATTTGTGGTAAATTTCTCGGTGCTTTCTTTACGATTGCAATCCCTTTTTTATTTGCAGCGATTGTCAGTATCTTCATCATATACCTTTCAGAGACCGTTCCATTCAGCAGCAGCCATTGGGTACGGTTGGGTTTGATCATCTGTGTCGCCTTGATTTATACCTCAATTTTTATTTTTTTGGGAATCCTTGTTTCCAGTCGTATTAGAGAGTCCTCGACGAGCTTGGCGGTTCTATTGTTGATTTGGACGGTTTGGGTGGTGCTACTGCCAAATGCTCTCGGTTCCGTCGGTAACCGTTTGCATGCCCGTCCCCCCGCCAGAGAATTTATGGCGCAGGCTCGGGATTCACGCGAAGATTTACAAAGACGCTACTTTGCTCGTATCAAAGAACCGCCCAAACGAGAAACTCCGGCGACAATCGCAACAGCGTTAGGTGCGGAATATGTTAATAAAGATGCAGAATTACGGGATCGCTTGCATACAGGCTACCTTTCAGCGGAACTCCGTCAGATTCAAACGGCTCGTTCACTTACCCGTATTTCGCCAGCAGCTATTGTGCAGTATGCTTTTGAAGGGCTGGCGGGTACCGGTTTGCCTCGCCATTTAGACTTCATCACTCAAACACGCCAATACGCCAAACAGTTTCGACAATTCCTCATTGATACGGATCGCGCAGACCCTGAAAGTCCACATGCGGTCGGTATTCCAGAAGGGACATCGCAAAAACCTGTGAACTTCGATGCCGTCCCGAAATTTGAGGATCAACACCGTTTTCGTGCGGATTTTAATGCCGCAATCATCGACCTCCTACTGTTGATTCTGTTCCTGCTGGTGCTGTTCGTTGGCACGTTTCTCTCTTTTCTGCGTATGGAGATTGGATGA
- a CDS encoding ABC transporter permease subunit translates to MFWVLLRREILAHLITFRFAITVITCLLLVATTMFIRINDYEQRLASYNAARDAHRDELLATRTYSFLMPKVDRPPNPMSIFNAGMDSRLGNTLRIYYTHVPVLWDAHSHSSGNFFIDHFYRIDLVFVFQFVLSLLALLFAYDAIAGERESGTMRLTMSHPVRRGSILGAKYVGAMTCLILPLIISFIIALIWIVSTGSIVFSEADFLRIAGILLTSIIYLSAIYLIGFFISASVHRTATALMISLFVWVVLVLVYPSVSVSVVDQLIKPQRSLIDSSYDAMWQIRETANEEAMEYLRNDGIAGESDHFNVEGSRGGLNVGLNNQRTLMRINFRAYDWQSISPESEKRVPHVIRYHQFLAPLHIDAAERMGLIRLPALDQIRFRRARIAQNLLRLSPAAMYNLATQAWLGTDLDGVVDFFETARHYRRTLINYFYDEDAFSSRQWFASDKGAINLDDLPRFVYQRANLWINATRALPDLQLLILLNVALFLATFAIFVRQEI, encoded by the coding sequence ATGTTTTGGGTACTATTGAGGCGTGAGATTCTCGCGCATCTAATCACATTTCGTTTTGCTATTACGGTGATTACCTGTCTGCTGCTGGTTGCCACAACCATGTTCATCAGAATTAACGATTATGAACAACGGTTAGCAAGTTACAATGCCGCCAGAGATGCGCACCGTGATGAACTTTTGGCCACCCGAACCTATTCCTTTTTAATGCCAAAGGTTGATCGACCGCCGAATCCGATGAGTATTTTTAACGCCGGTATGGACAGTCGGCTCGGCAATACGCTGCGAATCTATTACACACATGTCCCTGTCTTGTGGGATGCGCATTCCCACAGTTCTGGCAATTTTTTCATCGATCATTTCTACCGAATCGACCTCGTTTTTGTTTTTCAGTTTGTGCTTTCATTACTGGCACTGCTGTTTGCTTACGATGCGATTGCAGGCGAACGTGAAAGCGGGACAATGCGCCTGACAATGAGCCATCCGGTGAGACGTGGAAGCATTTTGGGCGCGAAGTACGTTGGTGCAATGACATGTCTAATCCTACCGCTCATCATCAGTTTTATCATCGCCTTGATTTGGATCGTATCAACGGGTTCAATCGTCTTTAGTGAAGCGGATTTTCTACGAATTGCTGGCATCCTACTAACTTCGATTATCTATCTTTCTGCTATCTATTTGATAGGATTTTTTATTTCTGCATCAGTGCACCGCACCGCAACAGCACTCATGATCTCTCTATTTGTCTGGGTGGTATTGGTATTGGTTTATCCTTCTGTTAGTGTGTCGGTGGTTGATCAACTGATAAAGCCGCAAAGGAGTCTGATAGATTCGAGTTACGATGCGATGTGGCAAATACGAGAGACAGCCAATGAAGAGGCTATGGAATATCTTCGGAACGATGGGATTGCAGGCGAAAGCGACCACTTTAACGTAGAAGGCTCTCGCGGTGGATTAAATGTAGGTCTCAATAACCAAAGAACGCTGATGCGTATAAACTTTAGAGCTTATGATTGGCAATCCATCAGCCCGGAATCTGAAAAACGCGTTCCACATGTTATCCGCTACCATCAATTCTTAGCACCCTTACACATTGACGCAGCAGAGAGAATGGGATTGATACGCCTGCCTGCCTTAGATCAAATCCGGTTTCGGAGAGCCAGAATCGCGCAGAATCTACTTCGACTTTCCCCGGCAGCGATGTATAATCTCGCAACACAGGCGTGGTTGGGAACAGACCTTGATGGCGTTGTGGACTTCTTTGAGACGGCGCGCCACTACCGACGCACGCTGATTAATTACTTTTATGATGAAGATGCCTTTTCAAGTCGACAGTGGTTTGCGAGCGATAAAGGTGCCATCAACTTAGACGATCTGCCGAGATTTGTCTATCAACGCGCCAATCTCTGGATAAACGCTACACGGGCACTCCCCGACCTGCAGTTATTGATACTACTCAATGTTGCGTTGTTCTTGGCGACCTTTGCCATTTTCGTCAGGCAGGAGATTTAG